From the genome of Streptomyces sp. NBC_00659, one region includes:
- the xylA gene encoding xylose isomerase: MNYQPTPDDRFTFGLWTVGWQGRDPFGDATRRALDPVKSVQRLAELGAYGVTFHDDDLIPFGSSDAERESHIKRFRQTLDATGLKVPMATTNLFTHPVFKDGAFTSNDRDVRRYALRKTVRNIDLAVELGAETYVAWGGREGAESGAAKDVRVALDRMKEAFDLLGEYVTSQGYDLKFAIEPKPNEPRGDILLPTVGHALAFIERLERPELYGVNPEVGHEQMAGLNFPHGIAQALWAGKLFHIDLNGQSGIKYDQDLRFGAGDLRSAFWLVDLLETAGYAGPKHFDFKPPRTEDFDGVWASAAGCMRNYLILRERAAAFRADPEVQAALRASRLHELARPTAEDGLAGLLADRAAFEDFDVEAAAARGMAFEQLDQLAMDHLLGARG; the protein is encoded by the coding sequence ATGAACTACCAGCCCACCCCCGATGACAGGTTCACCTTCGGCCTGTGGACCGTCGGCTGGCAGGGACGGGACCCGTTCGGCGACGCCACCCGGCGCGCCCTGGACCCGGTCAAGTCCGTACAGCGACTGGCCGAGCTCGGCGCCTACGGAGTGACCTTCCACGACGACGACCTGATCCCCTTCGGATCCTCGGACGCCGAGCGCGAGTCGCACATCAAGCGGTTCAGGCAGACCCTGGACGCCACCGGCCTCAAGGTGCCGATGGCCACCACCAACCTGTTCACGCACCCCGTCTTCAAGGACGGCGCGTTCACCTCGAACGACCGTGACGTGCGCCGCTACGCGCTGCGCAAGACCGTCCGCAACATCGATCTGGCGGTCGAGCTCGGCGCCGAGACGTACGTCGCCTGGGGCGGCCGGGAGGGAGCCGAGTCCGGCGCGGCCAAGGATGTACGGGTCGCCCTCGACCGCATGAAGGAGGCCTTCGACCTCCTCGGTGAGTACGTGACCTCGCAGGGTTACGACCTGAAGTTCGCGATCGAGCCCAAGCCGAACGAGCCCCGCGGCGACATCCTGCTCCCCACCGTCGGCCACGCCCTCGCCTTCATCGAGCGCCTGGAGCGTCCGGAGCTGTACGGCGTCAACCCCGAGGTCGGCCACGAGCAGATGGCCGGACTGAACTTCCCGCACGGCATCGCGCAGGCGCTGTGGGCGGGCAAGCTGTTCCACATCGACCTCAACGGTCAGTCGGGCATCAAGTACGACCAGGACCTGCGGTTCGGCGCGGGCGATCTGCGGTCCGCCTTCTGGCTGGTCGACCTCTTGGAGACCGCCGGTTACGCGGGCCCGAAGCACTTCGACTTCAAGCCGCCGCGGACCGAGGACTTCGACGGCGTGTGGGCGTCGGCTGCGGGCTGCATGCGCAACTACCTGATCCTGCGCGAGCGTGCGGCGGCGTTCCGTGCCGACCCCGAGGTCCAGGCGGCACTGCGCGCCTCGCGTCTGCACGAGCTGGCGCGGCCGACCGCCGAGGACGGCCTCGCGGGGCTGCTCGCCGACCGTGCCGCGTTCGAGGACTTCGACGTCGAGGCCGCGGCCGCGCGCGGCATGGCCTTCGAGCAGCTGGACCAGCTGGCGATGGACCACCTCCTGGGCGCGCGCGGCTGA
- a CDS encoding helix-turn-helix domain-containing protein, whose protein sequence is MRARMIELSWSGLRVPAIAVELDCSQKTVRCWLHRFNRLGLQGLDDLGGQGRKRRITEQERSQIISLVKTIPPGRLRWEPVGELWAFDESGPPEWTLDSLATAAQAEGIEVGRSQVRRILLAEGVRWRRTRSWMRSKDPDFVPEGQGSSASTPTRPTVRR, encoded by the coding sequence ATGCGGGCCCGGATGATCGAGCTGAGCTGGTCGGGGCTGCGGGTCCCTGCGATCGCCGTGGAGCTGGACTGCAGCCAGAAAACGGTCCGCTGCTGGCTGCACCGCTTCAACCGCCTGGGCCTGCAGGGACTGGATGATCTGGGCGGGCAGGGCCGCAAGCGACGCATCACCGAACAGGAACGATCCCAGATCATCTCCCTGGTCAAGACCATCCCGCCGGGACGACTGCGGTGGGAGCCCGTCGGGGAACTGTGGGCCTTCGATGAGTCAGGACCGCCCGAGTGGACGCTAGATTCCCTGGCCACAGCAGCACAGGCCGAAGGAATCGAGGTGGGCCGCTCACAGGTCAGACGCATCCTGCTCGCCGAGGGCGTGCGCTGGCGCCGTACCCGGTCCTGGATGCGATCGAAGGACCCGGACTTCGTCCCAGAAGGACAAGGATCATCGGCCTCTACACCCACCCGCCCGACGGTGCGACGGTGA
- a CDS encoding acetamidase/formamidase family protein — protein MSDPRILTVRPAPDEFAWTFGGAPPVARIAPGTVLDLYTEDCFAGRVRSEKDLVSEVCEFPFLNPQTGPFHVEGAEPGDTVAVHFVSIEPARDWAASTTVPLFGALTSTHTTASLQPPLPETVWIWQLDRERRTALFSARDSDIRVELPMDPMHGTVGVAPANLEVRSALVPDAHGGNMDTPEMRAGVTCYLGVNVEGALLSLGDGHARQGEGETCGVAVECAMNTVVIVELLKGVSTLWPRIESDTHIISTGSARPLEDAFRISQLDLVQWLVRDYGFSELDAYQFATQTVESPLANVCDTNYTCVAKLRKEWLPARETHRGLHARLRETAAALRH, from the coding sequence ATGAGCGACCCCCGGATCCTGACCGTGCGCCCCGCGCCGGACGAGTTCGCCTGGACGTTCGGCGGGGCCCCTCCCGTGGCGCGCATCGCACCGGGCACGGTCCTCGATCTCTACACCGAGGACTGCTTCGCGGGGCGGGTGCGCTCCGAGAAGGACTTGGTCTCCGAGGTGTGCGAGTTCCCGTTCCTGAATCCGCAGACGGGTCCTTTCCATGTCGAGGGAGCGGAGCCCGGTGACACGGTCGCGGTCCACTTCGTCTCGATCGAGCCGGCCCGTGACTGGGCGGCGTCGACGACGGTCCCGCTCTTCGGCGCCCTGACCTCCACGCACACCACCGCGTCCCTCCAGCCACCGCTGCCGGAGACCGTGTGGATCTGGCAGCTCGACCGGGAGCGGCGGACCGCGCTGTTCAGCGCGCGGGACAGCGACATCCGGGTCGAACTGCCGATGGATCCGATGCACGGCACCGTGGGTGTGGCGCCCGCGAACCTGGAGGTACGCTCCGCCCTGGTGCCCGACGCGCACGGCGGAAACATGGACACGCCGGAGATGCGGGCCGGAGTGACCTGCTACCTCGGGGTGAACGTCGAAGGCGCCCTGCTCAGTCTGGGCGACGGGCACGCGCGCCAGGGTGAGGGCGAGACCTGTGGAGTCGCGGTCGAATGCGCGATGAACACGGTGGTGATCGTCGAGCTTCTCAAGGGAGTCTCCACCCTCTGGCCACGTATCGAGTCCGACACCCACATCATCTCGACCGGCTCGGCACGCCCGCTGGAGGACGCCTTCCGGATATCCCAGCTCGACCTCGTGCAGTGGCTGGTGCGCGACTACGGGTTCAGCGAATTGGACGCGTACCAGTTCGCGACGCAGACGGTCGAGTCTCCCCTTGCGAACGTCTGCGACACCAACTACACGTGCGTCGCCAAGCTCCGCAAGGAATGGCTGCCCGCGCGTGAGACCCATCGCGGACTGCACGCCCGGCTGCGGGAGACAGCCGCGGCACTCCGGCACTGA
- a CDS encoding N-acetylmuramoyl-L-alanine amidase: MERARSFPSRRRLLKGAALAALPYALLPDAKAAAQPAAVDYPGADWNPATSSNYTESDRPYSYELDYVVIHVTQATYATTLSIFQNPQKKVSAHYLVRSADGHVTQCVRERDVAWHAGNWDYNTRSIGIEHEGWVDRPAYFTNALYEESARLTATICDQYGIPKDRAHILGHYEVPGTNHTDPGPNWDWTRYIRLVNFA, encoded by the coding sequence ATGGAACGAGCACGGTCGTTCCCGAGCCGACGGCGGCTGCTCAAGGGCGCGGCCCTCGCGGCCCTCCCCTACGCGTTGCTACCCGATGCCAAGGCGGCCGCGCAGCCGGCGGCCGTCGACTATCCGGGCGCCGACTGGAATCCGGCAACCAGTTCCAACTACACGGAGTCGGACCGCCCCTACAGCTACGAACTCGACTATGTGGTCATCCACGTCACCCAGGCCACGTATGCCACGACCCTGTCCATCTTCCAGAATCCGCAGAAGAAGGTGTCCGCGCACTATCTCGTGCGCTCGGCCGACGGCCATGTCACCCAGTGCGTGAGGGAGCGCGACGTCGCCTGGCACGCGGGCAACTGGGACTACAACACCAGAAGCATCGGTATCGAGCACGAGGGCTGGGTGGACCGGCCCGCCTACTTCACCAACGCGCTCTACGAGGAGTCGGCCAGGCTCACCGCCACGATCTGCGACCAGTACGGGATCCCCAAGGACCGCGCCCACATCCTCGGTCACTACGAGGTACCGGGCACCAATCACACCGATCCCGGACCGAACTGGGACTGGACGCGCTACATCAGGCTCGTCAACTTCGCCTGA
- a CDS encoding ROK family transcriptional regulator, translating to MTAPLHEAHPTGSGRRLPDTQQGMRRRNLSRVMHTVNDEGPLSRAAVASHIGLTRAAISTLVDELIRTGLLEELGPERPGRVGRPGSALAVSGHGPAGIGAEVGVDHLAVCAVDLRGAVRARAVRHGTNRGRAAGPVIQELTALVRQVVAEADREGLWPAGLAVAVPGLVARDARTVVQAPNLDWRDTDLGELLPAEWPLTVDNEANFGGLAELWLGDTTPRDFLHVSAEIGIGAAVLVDGQLLRGTRGFAGELGHVPVRPEGPECPCGGRGCLEQYAGEEAVLRAAGLEPGEDRVGLLSRRAADGDPDVRRALRDAGTALGIALTGAVNLLDPETVVLGGALAGLAPWLLPSLEDELARRTAGPACPVSVSRLGSEGPLLGAAHSVVRAVLDDPAAVAGRS from the coding sequence ATGACCGCACCGCTGCACGAGGCCCATCCGACCGGTTCCGGCCGACGACTGCCCGACACCCAGCAGGGCATGCGCCGCCGCAACCTCTCGCGCGTCATGCACACCGTCAATGACGAGGGACCGCTGTCGCGCGCCGCCGTCGCCTCCCACATCGGTCTGACCCGGGCGGCCATATCCACCCTGGTGGACGAACTGATCCGCACAGGGCTCCTCGAAGAACTGGGGCCCGAGCGGCCGGGCAGAGTGGGACGTCCGGGCTCGGCGCTCGCCGTCAGCGGGCACGGTCCCGCCGGGATCGGCGCCGAGGTGGGCGTCGACCATCTCGCGGTGTGCGCGGTCGATCTCCGGGGCGCCGTGCGGGCCCGTGCCGTACGGCACGGCACGAACCGCGGCCGGGCGGCCGGGCCGGTGATCCAGGAACTGACGGCGCTGGTACGGCAGGTCGTCGCCGAGGCCGACCGGGAAGGGCTGTGGCCCGCCGGCCTCGCCGTCGCCGTCCCCGGGCTCGTCGCCCGTGACGCCCGGACGGTGGTCCAAGCCCCGAACCTCGACTGGCGCGACACGGACCTCGGTGAGCTGCTGCCCGCCGAGTGGCCCTTGACCGTGGACAACGAAGCGAACTTCGGCGGCCTCGCGGAGCTCTGGCTCGGCGACACGACCCCGCGCGACTTCCTCCACGTGTCGGCGGAGATCGGCATCGGTGCCGCGGTACTCGTGGACGGACAGCTCCTGCGCGGGACCCGTGGTTTCGCGGGCGAGTTGGGGCACGTTCCGGTCCGTCCGGAGGGACCGGAGTGCCCGTGCGGCGGCCGCGGTTGCCTCGAACAGTACGCGGGCGAGGAGGCCGTTCTGCGTGCCGCCGGTCTCGAACCCGGCGAGGACCGGGTCGGGCTGCTGTCCCGGCGTGCCGCCGACGGCGATCCGGACGTGCGCCGTGCCCTGCGCGACGCCGGCACCGCGCTCGGCATCGCTCTGACCGGGGCGGTCAACCTGCTGGACCCGGAGACGGTCGTGCTGGGCGGGGCCCTCGCCGGGCTCGCGCCCTGGCTGCTTCCTTCGCTGGAGGACGAGTTGGCGCGGCGTACGGCGGGTCCCGCCTGTCCCGTGTCAGTATCCCGTCTGGGATCCGAGGGGCCGCTGCTCGGTGCGGCGCATTCGGTGGTGCGCGCGGTCCTCGACGACCCGGCGGCGGTGGCGGGCCGGTCGTAG
- a CDS encoding GAF domain-containing protein codes for MGPSRIAFREAELTDPWVALEPGADPAERVRLMRRAYESFTEAGTVPRPVRAVVAESWRRSARAGVVPEGTARVELTDGELGSYRAEHPLARVMPLFRELMGTFAADGEHLLAVCDAQGRLLWVEGHPGTRRQAGRMNFVPGARWSESAVGTNAPGTAVAVDRPVQVFAAEHFIRRVQPWTCAAAPVHDPRTGRVLGAVDITGGDGLAHPHSLGFVQAVARAAEAHLALLAPPQALADSLELTALGRDEAQLVSDGRKIRLSRRHSEILVLLARHPEGMTGDELQCALYEDESVTPVTLRAELARLRRILGPGLLGSRPYRLTRPVESDVAVVERRLGSGSVTAAAAVYAGPLLPGSTAPAVTRLRRRLTDGLRTAIIARRDPDLLADWARAPWGEDDLDVWRALSALRPAAAVHARVAELESEQAAPVGWAHFARDGRTRPQPR; via the coding sequence ATGGGACCCAGTCGCATCGCCTTCCGGGAGGCCGAGTTGACCGATCCTTGGGTGGCCCTGGAACCGGGCGCCGATCCCGCCGAGCGGGTTCGGCTGATGCGCCGCGCGTACGAGTCGTTCACCGAGGCCGGCACGGTACCGCGGCCGGTGCGGGCCGTGGTCGCCGAGTCGTGGCGGCGTTCGGCACGGGCGGGCGTCGTTCCGGAGGGCACCGCGAGGGTGGAACTCACGGACGGGGAACTCGGTTCCTACCGGGCGGAGCATCCGCTCGCGCGGGTGATGCCGCTGTTCCGGGAGCTCATGGGGACGTTCGCGGCGGACGGGGAGCATCTGCTGGCGGTATGCGACGCGCAGGGCAGGCTCCTGTGGGTCGAGGGCCATCCTGGGACACGACGGCAGGCCGGACGGATGAACTTCGTGCCGGGCGCGCGGTGGTCGGAGTCGGCGGTCGGAACGAACGCGCCGGGCACTGCGGTCGCCGTCGACCGGCCGGTGCAGGTGTTCGCGGCCGAGCATTTCATCCGGCGCGTGCAACCCTGGACCTGTGCGGCAGCCCCTGTGCACGATCCACGCACCGGACGGGTGCTCGGCGCGGTGGACATCACCGGCGGGGACGGGCTCGCGCATCCGCACAGCCTCGGCTTCGTACAGGCGGTGGCACGAGCCGCCGAGGCTCATCTGGCGCTGCTCGCACCGCCGCAGGCCCTGGCCGACTCCCTCGAACTGACCGCGCTGGGACGCGACGAGGCTCAACTGGTCTCGGACGGGCGGAAGATCAGGCTCAGCCGCAGGCACAGCGAGATCCTGGTGCTGCTGGCCCGGCACCCGGAAGGCATGACGGGCGACGAGTTGCAGTGCGCGCTCTATGAGGACGAGTCGGTGACGCCGGTGACTCTGCGGGCCGAGCTGGCGCGGCTGCGCAGAATCCTCGGTCCCGGGCTGCTGGGCTCACGTCCCTACCGGCTCACCCGGCCGGTCGAGTCCGATGTGGCGGTGGTGGAACGGCGGCTCGGCAGCGGCTCGGTGACGGCGGCCGCGGCGGTGTACGCCGGACCACTGCTGCCGGGCTCGACGGCACCGGCGGTGACCCGGTTGCGGCGACGGCTCACCGACGGGCTGCGCACGGCGATCATCGCCCGGCGGGACCCCGACCTTCTGGCCGACTGGGCCCGTGCGCCCTGGGGCGAGGACGATCTCGACGTCTGGCGGGCACTGTCCGCGCTGCGCCCGGCGGCGGCGGTACACGCGCGGGTGGCGGAGCTGGAGTCCGAGCAGGCCGCACCGGTCGGATGGGCACACTTCGCGCGCGACGGCCGGACGCGACCGCAACCGCGCTGA
- a CDS encoding APC family permease has protein sequence MSEGAVPGLRREAIGLREVLFQSITAMAPAAAVAASIPSGAAFAGGSLPLSVLIALVACLFTASCVAELAREMPAAGSVATYTAQGLHPSAGFLVGWGYVFVEALVPPLLLLQLGFTTAGTLHQEWSSYPGDLWWPWSLAGAAVIALTGYWGVRASARFGTVLGVFEVLVFLVFAVWLIVKAGGDNTLSVFGTSHTATGYDGISGVFAGSVYTVLAFAGFEAAAPLAEETKDPRRTMHRAVLGAALAIGLVYVLTTYAMSVYFGPDRFAGFGASGAASWEGVARASFGLFWVLVFLAVVNSTIANANACATVSTRTAFALARIRVFPALFARVHPRHRSPAAGVAVQSAVTVAAMLGLGLAYDPVTAFLLLATVIVTVVIGVYIVVNLACAGYFLRRRRELLKPVRHLVFPLLGIIAFVPALLTAAGLPVFDFVTELTSPVSYAGPVVGVWMSAGVVILIFLLRRHPGRIAETARVHLDETSTPAPSQSGVVQS, from the coding sequence ATGTCGGAGGGGGCAGTTCCGGGTCTGCGGCGTGAGGCGATCGGCCTGCGCGAGGTCCTGTTCCAGAGCATCACGGCGATGGCGCCGGCTGCGGCCGTCGCCGCGTCCATCCCGTCGGGAGCGGCGTTCGCGGGCGGCAGTCTTCCTCTGTCCGTGCTGATCGCCCTGGTGGCGTGTCTGTTCACCGCGTCGTGCGTGGCCGAACTGGCGCGGGAGATGCCCGCCGCGGGGTCGGTGGCCACCTATACCGCTCAGGGACTGCACCCGTCCGCGGGATTCCTCGTGGGCTGGGGCTATGTGTTCGTCGAGGCCCTGGTGCCGCCTCTGCTCCTTCTCCAGCTCGGGTTCACCACCGCGGGCACCCTGCACCAGGAATGGTCCTCGTACCCCGGCGACCTGTGGTGGCCCTGGTCACTCGCGGGCGCGGCGGTCATCGCGTTGACGGGCTATTGGGGAGTGCGCGCCTCGGCCCGCTTCGGCACCGTCCTCGGCGTCTTCGAGGTGCTGGTCTTCCTCGTCTTCGCGGTGTGGCTGATCGTCAAGGCCGGGGGTGACAACACGCTGTCGGTGTTCGGCACGTCCCACACCGCCACGGGCTACGACGGGATCAGCGGCGTGTTCGCGGGATCGGTGTACACCGTGCTGGCCTTCGCCGGGTTCGAGGCGGCTGCCCCGCTCGCGGAGGAGACCAAGGACCCGCGCCGCACGATGCACCGGGCCGTCCTCGGCGCGGCGCTCGCCATCGGTCTCGTCTACGTCCTGACGACGTACGCCATGTCGGTGTACTTCGGCCCCGACCGGTTCGCGGGATTCGGGGCCTCCGGTGCCGCCTCGTGGGAAGGAGTCGCTCGCGCCTCGTTCGGGCTGTTCTGGGTGCTCGTGTTCCTCGCGGTGGTCAACTCGACGATCGCCAACGCCAACGCGTGTGCCACCGTCTCCACGCGAACGGCCTTCGCCTTGGCCCGGATCCGGGTCTTTCCCGCGCTCTTCGCGCGCGTGCACCCCAGACACCGCTCCCCCGCGGCCGGGGTGGCCGTACAGTCCGCCGTGACCGTGGCGGCGATGCTGGGTCTCGGCCTCGCGTACGACCCCGTGACCGCGTTTCTGCTCCTCGCGACCGTGATCGTCACCGTGGTGATCGGCGTGTACATCGTGGTCAATCTCGCCTGTGCGGGCTACTTCCTGCGCCGCAGACGCGAGTTGCTCAAGCCGGTGCGGCACCTGGTGTTCCCGCTGCTCGGCATCATCGCCTTCGTTCCCGCCCTGCTGACGGCCGCGGGTCTGCCGGTCTTCGACTTCGTGACCGAGCTGACCTCGCCCGTGTCCTACGCCGGACCGGTCGTGGGTGTCTGGATGTCGGCCGGTGTCGTGATATTGATCTTCCTGCTGCGCCGCCACCCCGGGCGCATAGCCGAGACCGCCCGTGTCCACCTCGACGAGACCTCGACCCCCGCCCCTTCGCAGAGCGGAGTTGTGCAGTCATGA
- the xylB gene encoding xylulokinase, which translates to MSAAEGPLVIGVDSSTQSTKVLVVDASTGQVVASGQAPHTVSTGAGRESDPRQWWDALCEALRQCGDAAREAAAVSIGGQQHGLVTLDARGEPVRPALLWNDVRSAPQARRLVEELGGPKSWAERTGSVPAASFTATKWAWLAEHEPDSVRATAAVRLPHDYLTERLTGQATTDRGDASGTGWWASGSEAYDEEVLAHIGLDPALLPRVVQPGEVAGTVHARGELPFSKGTLVAAGTGDNAAAALGLGLRPGTPVVSLGTSGTVYAVSTHRPADPTGTVAGFADARGDWLPLACTLNCTLAVDRFAALLGLDREAVEPGSSVTFLPFLDGERTPNLPHSSGLLHGLRHDTTGGQLLQAAYDGAVHSLLGALDLVLDADADRSAPLLLIGGGARGKAWQQTVRRLSGRPVQVPEAGELVALGAAAQAAGLLTGEDPAAVARRWDTARGPVLDAMERDEETLARITGVLSDAAPLLEREPNRY; encoded by the coding sequence ATGTCAGCAGCCGAGGGTCCGCTCGTCATCGGGGTGGACTCGTCCACCCAGTCCACCAAGGTCCTGGTCGTCGACGCGTCGACCGGACAGGTGGTGGCGAGCGGCCAGGCGCCGCACACCGTCTCCACCGGGGCGGGCCGCGAGAGCGACCCCCGCCAGTGGTGGGACGCGCTCTGCGAAGCGCTGCGCCAGTGCGGCGACGCTGCCCGTGAAGCGGCGGCCGTGTCGATCGGCGGGCAGCAGCACGGGCTCGTGACGCTCGACGCCCGGGGCGAGCCCGTACGCCCCGCCCTGCTGTGGAACGACGTCCGCTCGGCGCCCCAGGCCCGTCGGCTGGTCGAAGAGCTCGGCGGCCCGAAATCCTGGGCCGAGCGGACCGGCAGCGTGCCGGCCGCGTCCTTCACGGCCACGAAGTGGGCCTGGCTGGCCGAGCACGAGCCCGACTCCGTCCGGGCGACGGCAGCGGTGCGGCTGCCCCACGACTACCTCACCGAACGGCTCACCGGACAGGCCACCACCGACCGTGGCGACGCGTCGGGCACCGGGTGGTGGGCCTCCGGGAGCGAGGCCTACGACGAGGAGGTCCTCGCCCACATCGGGCTCGACCCCGCCCTGCTCCCCCGCGTCGTCCAGCCGGGCGAGGTGGCGGGGACAGTGCATGCCAGGGGAGAACTGCCGTTCTCCAAGGGCACCCTGGTCGCGGCCGGAACCGGGGACAACGCGGCCGCCGCACTCGGCCTCGGGCTGCGCCCCGGCACCCCGGTGGTCAGCCTCGGCACTTCGGGGACCGTGTACGCCGTCTCGACACACCGCCCGGCCGACCCGACCGGCACGGTGGCCGGGTTCGCGGACGCGCGCGGTGACTGGCTCCCGCTGGCCTGCACGCTGAACTGCACGCTGGCCGTCGACCGGTTCGCCGCGCTGCTCGGCCTCGACCGCGAGGCCGTCGAGCCCGGCTCCTCGGTGACGTTTCTCCCGTTCCTGGACGGCGAGCGCACACCGAACCTGCCGCACTCCTCGGGGCTGCTGCACGGACTCAGGCACGACACGACGGGTGGGCAACTGCTCCAAGCCGCGTACGACGGCGCCGTGCACTCCCTGCTGGGCGCCCTCGACCTGGTACTGGACGCGGACGCCGACCGTTCGGCGCCGTTGCTCCTGATCGGCGGCGGGGCACGGGGCAAGGCCTGGCAGCAGACCGTGCGTCGGCTCTCGGGTCGGCCCGTGCAGGTGCCCGAGGCCGGAGAACTGGTCGCACTCGGCGCCGCCGCGCAGGCGGCCGGTCTGCTGACGGGCGAGGACCCGGCGGCGGTGGCCCGGCGCTGGGACACCGCCCGCGGGCCGGTGCTCGATGCCATGGAACGGGACGAGGAGACGCTGGCGCGGATCACCGGGGTACTCTCCGACGCGGCCCCGCTGCTCGAACGGGAGCCGAACAGGTACTGA
- the adh gene encoding aldehyde dehydrogenase → MTRYAAPGTEGAIVSYQARYDHFIGGEYVAPARGQYFENPSPLNGQPFTEVARGTAEDVERALDAAHAAAPAWGRTSVTARADILLKIADRMEANLEKLAVAESWENGKPVRETLAADIPLAIDHFRYFAGAIRAQEGSLGEVDDDTVAYHFHEPLGVVAQIIPWNFPILMAVWKLAPALAAGNAVVIKPAEQTPASIHYWMSLIADLIPPGVVNIVNGFGVEAGKPLASSPRVAKVAFTGETTTGRLIMQYASENIKPVTLELGGKSPNIFFDDVWAQDDDFRDKALEGFTMFALNQGEVCTCPSRALVQRGHYREFMEAAVARTELIKPGNPLDTDTMIGAQASNDQLEKILSYLDIGRQEGAKVLTGGERIEHDGELKGGYYVQPTIFEGDNRMRIFQEEIFGPVVSVTSFDDFDDAIKIANDTLYGLGAGVWTRDINTAYRAGRSIQAGRVWTNCYHAYPAHAAFGGYKQSGIGRENHKMMLEHYQQTKNLLVSYSPKKLGFF, encoded by the coding sequence ATGACCCGTTACGCGGCACCCGGCACCGAGGGCGCGATCGTCTCCTACCAGGCGCGGTACGACCACTTCATCGGCGGGGAGTACGTGGCGCCGGCTCGCGGTCAGTACTTCGAGAACCCGAGCCCGTTGAACGGGCAGCCGTTCACCGAGGTCGCGCGAGGCACGGCCGAGGACGTGGAACGCGCACTGGACGCGGCCCACGCGGCGGCGCCCGCGTGGGGGCGCACCTCCGTGACCGCGCGCGCCGACATCCTGCTCAAGATCGCCGACCGGATGGAGGCGAACCTGGAGAAGCTGGCGGTCGCGGAGAGCTGGGAGAACGGCAAGCCGGTCCGCGAGACGCTGGCGGCGGACATCCCGCTCGCCATCGACCACTTCCGCTACTTCGCCGGGGCGATCCGCGCTCAGGAGGGTTCGCTCGGCGAGGTCGACGACGACACCGTCGCGTATCACTTCCACGAACCGCTGGGCGTGGTCGCGCAGATCATCCCGTGGAACTTCCCCATTCTGATGGCGGTCTGGAAGCTCGCTCCGGCACTGGCGGCCGGCAACGCGGTCGTCATCAAGCCGGCCGAGCAGACACCGGCGTCCATCCACTACTGGATGAGCCTGATCGCGGACCTGATCCCGCCGGGTGTGGTGAACATCGTCAACGGCTTCGGCGTGGAGGCGGGCAAGCCCCTGGCGTCCAGCCCGCGGGTGGCGAAGGTCGCGTTCACGGGTGAGACCACCACGGGGCGGCTGATCATGCAGTACGCCTCGGAGAACATCAAGCCGGTCACGCTGGAGCTGGGCGGCAAGTCACCGAACATCTTCTTCGACGACGTGTGGGCGCAGGACGACGACTTCCGCGACAAGGCGCTCGAAGGCTTCACGATGTTCGCGCTCAACCAGGGCGAGGTGTGTACGTGCCCCTCGCGCGCCCTCGTCCAGCGAGGCCACTACCGCGAGTTCATGGAGGCGGCGGTCGCCCGCACCGAGCTCATCAAGCCAGGTAACCCGCTCGACACGGACACGATGATCGGCGCCCAGGCGTCCAACGACCAGCTGGAGAAGATCCTCTCCTACCTGGACATCGGCCGCCAGGAGGGCGCCAAGGTGCTCACCGGCGGTGAACGCATCGAGCACGACGGCGAGTTGAAGGGCGGCTACTACGTCCAGCCGACCATCTTCGAGGGCGACAACCGGATGCGGATCTTCCAGGAGGAGATCTTCGGCCCGGTCGTCTCGGTGACGTCGTTCGACGACTTCGACGACGCCATCAAGATCGCGAACGACACGCTGTACGGGCTCGGCGCCGGCGTGTGGACGCGGGACATCAACACCGCCTACCGGGCGGGCCGTTCCATCCAGGCCGGCCGCGTCTGGACGAACTGCTACCACGCGTACCCGGCACATGCCGCATTCGGTGGCTACAAGCAGTCCGGCATCGGCCGCGAGAACCACAAGATGATGCTTGAGCACTACCAGCAGACGAAGAACCTGCTGGTGAGCTACTCACCGAAGAAGCTGGGGTTCTTCTAG
- a CDS encoding transposase — MICADELGPVIPRTFPPAPAWSPNGHRIKAELDYSRGPEKTWVYGGLRPADGQALTMTASSRNSVFYQQFLQQVENANPDGEIWIVTDNLSSHNSLSTRTWLEDHPRIHHAFIPVGACWLNLQEGWWRIFRKAALAGRSFANPDDIAQATTLATNQLNSHAGPWIWGRTAPPTRSLRRRYVYTV, encoded by the coding sequence GTGATCTGCGCCGACGAGCTGGGGCCGGTGATCCCCCGGACCTTCCCGCCCGCACCCGCCTGGTCACCCAACGGGCATCGGATCAAGGCGGAGCTCGACTACAGCCGCGGACCGGAGAAAACCTGGGTCTACGGCGGTCTACGGCCGGCCGACGGCCAGGCCCTGACCATGACAGCGTCCTCCCGCAACAGCGTCTTCTACCAGCAGTTCCTGCAACAGGTCGAAAATGCCAACCCGGACGGGGAGATCTGGATCGTCACCGACAACCTGTCCAGCCACAACAGCCTGTCCACCCGGACCTGGCTCGAGGACCATCCCCGCATCCACCACGCCTTCATCCCCGTCGGCGCGTGCTGGCTCAACCTCCAAGAAGGCTGGTGGCGCATCTTCCGCAAAGCCGCCCTCGCCGGCCGCTCCTTCGCCAACCCCGACGACATCGCCCAAGCCACAACCCTCGCAACCAACCAGCTCAACTCCCATGCCGGCCCATGGATCTGGGGCAGAACAGCACCGCCAACCCGCTCCCTACGACGCCGATACGTGTACACCGTTTGA